Genomic segment of Synergistaceae bacterium:
GGGGCTTTAACCTGCGGATTTGCCGTGAATCAATTTAATGAATATGCCGACTTGTTCAATTCTAGCAGCTTATATAAAAATTTTCCTGATCCATCGTTCGTGCTGCCTAATAAATTTGTGCTGAAAAATGCTTCTCTCCTTATTCCCGAATTTGGAGCCAATACAGCGCGTGAAATTGCTATGGAAATGCGCGGAGTGAGAATTTATGCGCTTGACTTCAACATGTTCACGACAAATAGACTCCTGCAAAACGCAAGATATAGAATTGACGTACCCTTATACAATGCGAGCTTCAAGCCTGCTGATAATGTGAAAGTTGATTTATACTGGGTCAAGGACAGGACAGAGTCAGCACTCGCAGACAAAATTTTTATAGCATCAGCAGTTGTAAATATGACTGGCTGGTCTGACACGGGAAATAATAAGGCGTGGGCAAGTTTTAATTTCACACCTTCAAATATTCCCATAAACAATGTCGGCGAACATTATCAATTCTACGCAGTTATTGACCCTGATAATGCTATTAATGAAGTTCACGAGAAACGGGACTTAACAACGGACTCAGGCGGAAATAATGAGGGCTACTTTGAGTTTTCTGTTGAGGGCATAGAAAGCGCAATGACTACGAGAGCAGCAAAAGACGCAGTAAGAATCGCAGCAAGCAATAACGATTTCAATTTTCCTGATATTACCTACAGCGGCTATGAAAGCTGGAAAGATTTTTACAATGCGAAAATAGCTGACACCGACGGCCCTGTTTCGCTTGATGTTGTTATCAGTAATAATTCTAGTTATACATTGCCGGATGTTGAAATTAAAGCTGCATACGTTGATCCGGAAATTTGGAAGAATGAACAGATAATCCCTTCTGCAGTGTTCGGACATTCATTTACTTTATTTCCGTATGAAAAATATAAATTCAGCGTTGTAATTGATGATGCTTTTGCTGATGAAATGAGGAGAGTCGGCGAGACAAATACATTTTGTTCGTATACTATGTTCTGGCTTAATGATATTTTATCGCGTGATATTCTTGAGGGGGACTCTGATCCTGCACTTGAAGTCTACACCAGCGGCGCAGACACAAAATCGGAAGATGTAATTTATTATTGCGATACAGTAATAACGGAAAATTACACGCTTTCAAGTGATACTGCGATATACTGGCGGATAAACAGTGTCTCTGAACTCATCAACAGTGCAGAGTCCTCAAGCAATGATATTTACGTTTTGCCGGTAAATGTAACGAGTCAAGATTTTAATATAACAATGAATCCGAAAGACTCAGAGACGGCCAAGACAAATAAATTTGACGTAACAATAAGCACTATACCTGATGTGACACCGGCGGCAAAGTATTCATTTATTGTCGAAATTTCAGAGGACGGCGAGAACTGGGAAATTTATGACTTCTTAACCCTTGAGGCAGCTAGCAGCAAATTAACTAGTTACGGCGGTTCAGGCGGAGGCGGCTGCAATTCGGGATTATCGTTTGTTGTGTCAAGTCTTGTCTTAGGAGCGTTATTTATCAGACGCAGGGCATAAAAATTTATTTGTTGATATCCTCGCAGCTTTTATTGTTGCGGGGAATTTTTTTTGTGAGCGAAAAACTTTTCTATGAAGGCGCCGCCCATTAATTTGGGTGGGTGGGTGGGCAGAACGAATTGTAAGGGGTCAATATCTCCATTGCGCTGTTACGGAAATATTAGCATTTGCTGCGGCCAACGAGCTGGCACCGGTTCAAAAAATGTTTTGCCTTTGACGTTGCATTTATTGTTTTGATTCATATAACGCAAATAATTATCGCGAAAACGAAATAATTACGTATTGACTAAATCACTTTGCTTGTAAGAAAATAATTAGTCATGAAATAAACAGGAGGTGAAATAACAAAAATGGCAATAACTGAGATCACAAAAGAAAACTTTGAGGCCGAATTTAAAAATAGCCCTCTCCCTGCAGTACTCGACTTCTGGGGGCCAAAGTGCGGGCCTTGTATGGCGTTAATGCCGAAGTATCACGAACTCGCAGATAATCCTAAATATGAAGGTAAATTCAAATTCTGTTCGGTCGATACATCAAAGAACCGCCGAGTCTCAATGATGGTGCGTCCTGCAGTAATGGCCCAGCCTACGTTTTTATTCTTTAAAGACGGTCAGGAGGTCGCAAGAATCAGCGGCGACGGAACTACAATCGAGGAAATAACGGCAAAAGTTGACGAGCTTTGCGCATAAGGTAATTTGCATTGACTTAATTTTATGGAATTGAATTAACAGCTTAGACATTAACAAATTTTAAAATCTAAAGAAGGGAAGGTGTCAAACATGGGTAAACTTGCAGGAAAAAAATTGTTGCTTCTCGGTGAACGTGATGGCGTGCCCGGTCCTGCAATGGAAGCATGTTTGAAGGATAGCGGCGCAGAGATTATTTTCTCGGCGACCGAGTGTTTTGTCTGAACAGCCGCAGGTGCGATGGACTTGCAGAACCAGCAGAGAGTTAAAGACGCTGGAGAAAAGTATGGTACTGACTGTGTAGTAATTCTTGGCAGCTCTGACGCAGAAGGAGCAGAAATTTACGCCGAGACAGTTACAGCAGGCGATCCGACTTATGCAGGACCACTCGCCGGAGTCTCGTTGGGACTCCCCGTATATCACGTATTTGACCCTGTAATTAGAGCTGAATGCGACCCCGCGGCTTGGGAAGAACAGATCAGCATGATGGAAATGGTACTCGATCCCGACGCATTAACCGAAGCAGTTAAAGGAATGCGCGAACAGTACAGCCAAAACGTTATTGAATAAGCATTCATAAATATAACAGCCCGGGGAATATCACAATCTCCGGGCATTTTTTATAAACGGAGAGAAAATATTATGTCTAAAGTAGGAATTAAGAGTTATTCATATTGTCTCAACCACGCGCCCGAAACTGGCAGCCACTACGGCGGAACACCTTGGGAAGCATACCAGAGCGGTAAAGAGCAGGAATATCTTGACGCACTCCCCAAATTTTTGCAGAGCTACGATCATGCGCTCCACTATGCACCGAATCAGACTTATATCGGCGGAATCTCTTATGAAGAGTTCGAGGCAATGCCAACACCTTGGACAGCTAATTTATTGCCCGACGATAAAGCAAAACGCTACGGAAAATTTGGCGAAATTATGCCTGAAGATGAGTTCTTAGGGCTTATTTCTGCGTGTGATGAGTTCGAGCTTGTGTGGCTTGAAAAAAGTTTTGCAGAGTCAGTCAGTCAAAAATTAGCACAAGATCCCGTCATTACTGAATCAATCGTGAAAAGAGTCGTACGTCCTAAAAATATGCAGGAGCTCGCTGACATTGAGAAAGAAGTTGCAGAACGCGGCGCACTCCCTCTCTATCATGATAATAAAGTCGTCGGCTGCATCAGAATGGGACATCCTACAGATCATTGCTTGACTGCTCATGTATTAATGGAAAATTTAGCGGGTAAGGCTTCCGGCGTGCTTGCATTATTGCATTTGCTCAAGAATAGCGGGTTAGACCCGAAAGATTTAGATTTCGTCATTGAGTGTTCAGAAGAAGGAGCTGGCGATGTCGGACAACGTGCGGGCGGAAATTTTGCGAAGGCTATTGCAGAAGTTGCCGGGTGCGTGAATGCGTCGGGCTGTGATGTTCGAGGTTTCTGCGCTGGTCCCGTCAATGCGATGATTAACGCTGCTGCACAAGTTGCTTCAGGTGCAAGAAAAAATATTGCTGTCGTTGCAGGCGGTTCAATTCCAAAACATTACATGAACTCACGAGATCACGTCAAGAAAAATTTATTAGCTCTTGAAGATTGCGTCGGAAGTTTCGCGGTCTTAATAGTTCCTGATGACGGCACAAACCCTGTAATGCGTCTTGATGTTCTCGGAAAACACACAGTCGCAGCAGGTGGAGCACCTCAGGCCGTAACAAGTGCTTTGACGTTTGAGCCTCTTACAGCTGCAGGGTTGACTTTTGCGGACGTTGACAGATATGCGCCGGAATTGCAGAATCACGAAATCACAGAACCAGCCGGAGCCGGTAACGTTCCTCTTGCAAATATAAAGATGATCGCTGCTCTTGCCGTAATGAAGAAGGCCATCGAGAAACCAGACATGATGAATTTCATCAAGCAGCACGGTACAATCGGTTATGCACACACACAAGGACATATCCCCGCAGGAGTTCCATTTATCGGGCCGGCATGTGAATTAATCAAAGAAGGCAAGATCAAACGCGCAATGATTATCGGTAAAGGCAGCTTATTCCTCGCGAGATTAACAAACTTGGCCGACGGTGCGTCATTCCTGATTGAAGCTCCTTCACCAGTTGAAAGCGCAGCAACTATCAGCAAAGACGACATCAAAGCAGTTATCCTTGAGGCTTTAAGCGAGATCGCCGGAAAGTTGAGTTAATGCCATGTCAGACGCAATAAAAAAATTAGTCGGTGAGGCTTTATCCGAAATTATAGAGACTGCTAAAACCGGCGGAAAAAAAATTAAAGTCGGACTCATGGCTTCAGGCAGTGAGCACGGAGCAGAGGAAATCGCAAAGGGTGCAAGACTCGCGCTTCAGAACTCTAGCAATGTTATCCCCGTCTTAATCGGCCCGAAAGTTAAAGGCTATGAGGATTTAGAATATATTGAGTGTGAGGAGTCAGAGATTCCCGCAAAATTAGAAGAGTGCGTAAAAAATGGCGTTGTCCCCGGTGCTGTTGCTATGCATTTCCCGTTTCCGTTAGGTGTTACTACAATTGGAAGAGTCTTCACGCCAGGCAGGGGCCGTCCGATGATTCTTGCGTCAACAACTGGGACATCTTCAACGGTCAGAGGCGAAGCAATGTTACGCAATGCAATTTACGGAATCGCGGTCGCAAAGTCTCTCGGAATAAATAATCCTACAGTCGGCATATTGAACGTTGATACAGCACAACCGGTCTTCAGGGCATTAACTCACATGGCCGAACGCGGTTATAATATCACTTTCGGGACTTCAACGCGTGCTGACGGAGGCTCAGTTTTGCGCGGAAATGACATTTTATCGGGAGCTGTTGATATTTGCGTAACTGATACTTTAACGGGCAACGTTCTTGTAAAAATGTTCTCGTCATTCACAACCGGCGGATCTTATGAGGCTTCGGGCTGGGGTTATGGTCCTTCATGCGGTGAAGGCTGGAAAAATGTAGTCTCGATTGTCTCTCGTGCGTCGGGTGCTCCTGTTATTGCGAATGCTTTATCGTTTACTGCAAGTGTTATCGCCGGAAATTTGCCGGAAAAAGTTGCTGACGAGTTAAAAGCTGCTCGCAAGGCCGGACTTGATGAAGAAATTGAGTCATTAACTCCCAAAGCAGCACAGGCAGAAGAAGACGTTAAAGCACCTCCCGCAGAACCAACTGATGACGAATTACACGGGATCGATGTATTAGAGATCGACAACGCAGTAAAAGTTTTATGGAAAGCAGGAATCTACGCAGAGAGCGCAATGGGCTGCACCGGACCAGTTATCAAGATGCCCGCTAAACATATGAACAAAGCTGCTGAATTATTGAAGACTAACGGGTATTTGTAAATCGTGAGTTGCTTAGCGACATTCAAGACTACAAGTGCTGCTTTAATGTTTGAGAGGACGTGCAGGGCTTCAGGCATTCAAGCAAGAATCGCACCCGTTCCGAGAAAGTTATCATCAAGCTGCGGGCTTGCGTGTGAGTTCCCTTGTGATAAACGCGTTGAAGTCGAAGAGATTGCAAACGGGAAAAAAATTCAGGTCGCAGGCTATTACGATATAGAAGAGTGATATAATAATCGTATCATGACAATAAAAAATTTCGTATATTTAATGTGAACTTGAAAAAATAATTTATCCCGGTTCGGGGTCAAGCAATTCACTACATATTTAGAAAGAGGGACTCAGGAGCAGAAATAAGCCCCTGAGTTTTTTATTGTCAAAATATTTCTAATTTCAAGGAGGTTTATTTACAGATGGACGAGCTATTAAAACTCGTAGTTGATGCAAATAGTTTCTTGTGGGGAGTCAGTTTTCTTATTCCGTTATTATGCGGTACGGGATTATTTTTCACGCTGAGACTCGGATTTGTCCAGATTACAAAATTTGGTACGGCCTGCAAAAAATTATTTGGTAATTTCTCGTTGTTCGGTGAGGCAGCGGGCGCACACGGTATGTCATCATTTCAAGCACTCGCAACGGCAATAGCAGCACAGGTCGGAACGGGAAATTTAGCGGGAGCAATGACAGCTCTTGTATCAGGAGGCCCCGGCGCAATTTTCTGGATGTGGGTAGCAGCATTTTTCGGTATGGCTACAAATTTTGCAGAAGCCTGTCTCGCGCAAGTATACAAGGAAAAAGACGAAACAGGCCAAGTCGTAGGAGGGCCGGCTTACTATATTTCGAGAGGATTGGGCAATAATCTTATCTCAAAATTTTTAGCGGCCTTCTTTGCGGTTTCTATAATATTAGCTTTGGGCTTTATGGGCAATATGGTGCAGGCTAATTCAATCGGTAACGCATTTAATGATGCATTCGGAGTAGATACGAAAATTGTAGGTGCAGTTCTTGCAATTTTGGCGGGATTAATCTTTATCGGCGGAGTCAAGAGAATCGCGTCAGTAACTGAAAAATTAGTTCCTCTCATGGCAATTCTTTATGTAGCTGTCGGTATAGTATTAATTGTTATGAATGCTCATCATTTGCCGGCGGTCTTCGCAGAAATTTTCTCGTGTGCCTTTGCTCCTCGTGCAGTCTGGGGAGGTATGGCCGGTGTTGCAGTCGCTCAAGCAGCAAGATACGGAATCGCACGCGGTTTATTCTCAAATGAGGCCGGTATGGGTTCGACACCTCACGCCCACGCAGTAGCAAATGTAAATCATCCTGTCGAGCAAGGAGTCTTAGGAATTATCGCAGTCTTCATTGATACATTTGTTGTGCTGAATATCACAGTTTTTACAGTTATGTCATCGGGAGTGCTTGATAACAATTTTATAAATGGTCAAGCAAAGTTAAAGGGTATCGAATTAGTTCAAGCTGCATTCTCGAATCACTTTTTGGGAACTTATGGAGCACCTTTTATCGCCGTCTGTCTGTTATTCTTTGCGTTCTCTACGATTATAGGCTGGTACTATTTCGGAGCGAGCAATATTCGTTATTTGTTCGGTGCAAAAGCCTTATTGCCGTATAGAGTTCTTGTGATGGTGTTTATTTTCACTGGAAGCGTGTTAAAAATTGATTTGGTCTGGGAGCTTTCCGACTTCTTTAACGGGATAATGGTAATTCCGAACTTAATCGCTATTTTATTACTTAGCGGCAAAGTAGCAAAACTCTTGAAGGAATACAACGAGGGCATTGCTTACGATCCTAATAATTATTTGAAGTAATCTGCGCCGGTGAATCATGATATTAGCTTGCAAAAACTTTATGAACGTAATAACAAAAATTAGTAATTTACGCGTTGACGGCAATTTTTCAGCAAGTATAATATTTTGTGTTCATCATAATATTTCGCCTGCAAGAGAGAGTCTCACACACGAGACCGCCGAAGGGGCAAGCACGCACGAAACTCTCAGGCAAAAGAATTGCAAGCGATTCAACGACTCTGAAGCTAAATTTTGCAACAGATGCTAATTAACATCAGAGGGAGGGCGAAAAATGTTTATGCTTATTAGCAACAACGAAGACCTTTGCAATCACGTCAAATCCAGCAAATTTATAGAAGGCTCTGCGCTTGATGTGTTGATTCATGTGCGTGGGTTTGTGCATTTAGGCAGCATTTTATTGACTCATCCTCTTTGCGGGAATCTCAGGCCCTATCAGCAGCCATTCAGATCCGTAATAATAGATTCAAAAAATGGGCTTGTAGATTTGGAGTCCCTCTCACTTATAGAAGACGCTGTACACGTTTATGAGTCCTGCAAGTTGATAAATGTTAATGAGCTTGACGAGTTAAAGCGCGTTGATTATGCCTATATCGACTATGAATTGATGAGGGAAAGTCTAGAGCGGTACAGATTGATTAATCGTGAATCAAGTCTTGCGCCTGCTCCGTTATTGTTACAAAATTTAAAGGAGGGTTTATAGTTGAAACTCGAGTTACACAGACTCAATGTAAAGGGTCTCAAGTTCGGCGACAAAACCGGCTTTGCTGACGGAGTATTGACAGTCAACAAGGCTGAATTACTCGCGCTGATTTCAGAAGATGAATTACTCGGCAAGAATCTCGATGTAGATTTAGCTATGCCCGGTGAAAGTGTGCGGGTTATGCCCGTTAAAGACGTAATCGAACCGAGATTTAAACTTGAGGGCAAAGGCCAAGTATTTCCCGGAATGATAAGCGATGTTGAAACAGTCGGCGAGGGAAAAACTTTAGTATTAACAGGCTGTGCAGTTCTCACGACAGGAAAGCTCGTAAGATTTCAAGAGGGCATTATTGACATGTCCGGGCCGGGAGCAGATTACACGCCTTATTCTAAAACCTGCAATGTTGCGCTAGTTCTTGAACCTTCAGATCCTAACATGGACAAGCACGACTATGAAGCAGCTTGCAGAACAGCAGGACTCAAAGCAGCAAAATATCTCGCTGAAGCCTGCAAAGATGTGAAAGCTGACACAATCGAGTCATATGAATTTGCAAATATCCGCGAGGCAATGAACGCTTATCCCGAATTACCAAAGGTCGGCTATTTATATATGCTTCAGACTCAAGGCTTATTGCATGACACTTATTTATACGGCGTTGACGTCAAGAAAATTTTGCCGACGATTATATCTCCTCTTGAAGTTATGGACGGTGCTATTGTGTCAGGAAATTGCGTTAGTGCCTGCGATAAGAATAACACTTACTCTCACCAGAATAACCCCGTTATCGCTGACATGTTAAAGCGTCATGGCAAAGACTTTAATTTTGCGGCCGTTATCGTTACAAATGAAAATGTTACTCTTGCAGACAAGCGCAGAAGCTCAAGTTATGCGACAAAATTAGCTGCTATGCTCGGTCTTGACGGACTTGTAATAACTGAAGAGGGATTCGGCAATCCTGACGCAGATTTAATCATGAACTGCTGGAAAGCTGAAAGATTAGGCATTAAGACAGCACTATTAACTGACGAGTACGCCGGCCAAGATGGTGCAAGCCAGTCATTAGCTGACTCATGTCCTGAGGGTGACGCGTGTGTAACTGCAGGAAACGCAAATGAAGTTATTACACTTCCTGCAATGCAAAAAGTTATAGGTTATGCAGAAGAAGCTAATGTAATCGCAGGAGGCTGGAACGGCTCACTTGCTGAAGACGGCACAATCACTGTAGAACTTCAGGCAATAACCGGCGCAACAAGTGAATTAGGTTACACGAAACTTGGAGCTTACACGCTTTAATTTCAGGAGGTGAGAAGAATGGCATATAAAGTTATACACTACATAAATCAATTTTATGCGAACATCGGCGGTGAAGAGAAAGCAGACTACAAGCCCGAAATCAGAGAAGGGGTCGTCGGTCCCGGCATGGCGTTTAAAGGCGCGTTCAAGGGTGAGGCGGAAATCGTTGCTACAGTGATTTGCGGAGATTCTTATTTTGCGTCGAACATGGACGAGGCAACAAAAACTATTCTCGACATGATTCGCAAATATGAACCTGATGCATTTATCGCGGGGCCTGCGTTTAATGCCGGACGTTACGGGACTGCATGCGGTGCTATGTGTGCTGCTGTTGCGAAAGAATTTAATATCCCAGTAATCAGCGGTATGTATCCCGAAAATCCCGGCGTTGAGATGTACAAA
This window contains:
- a CDS encoding sodium:alanine symporter family protein; protein product: MDELLKLVVDANSFLWGVSFLIPLLCGTGLFFTLRLGFVQITKFGTACKKLFGNFSLFGEAAGAHGMSSFQALATAIAAQVGTGNLAGAMTALVSGGPGAIFWMWVAAFFGMATNFAEACLAQVYKEKDETGQVVGGPAYYISRGLGNNLISKFLAAFFAVSIILALGFMGNMVQANSIGNAFNDAFGVDTKIVGAVLAILAGLIFIGGVKRIASVTEKLVPLMAILYVAVGIVLIVMNAHHLPAVFAEIFSCAFAPRAVWGGMAGVAVAQAARYGIARGLFSNEAGMGSTPHAHAVANVNHPVEQGVLGIIAVFIDTFVVLNITVFTVMSSGVLDNNFINGQAKLKGIELVQAAFSNHFLGTYGAPFIAVCLLFFAFSTIIGWYYFGASNIRYLFGAKALLPYRVLVMVFIFTGSVLKIDLVWELSDFFNGIMVIPNLIAILLLSGKVAKLLKEYNEGIAYDPNNYLK
- a CDS encoding GrdX family protein — encoded protein: MFMLISNNEDLCNHVKSSKFIEGSALDVLIHVRGFVHLGSILLTHPLCGNLRPYQQPFRSVIIDSKNGLVDLESLSLIEDAVHVYESCKLINVNELDELKRVDYAYIDYELMRESLERYRLINRESSLAPAPLLLQNLKEGL
- a CDS encoding glycine reductase gives rise to the protein MSKVGIKSYSYCLNHAPETGSHYGGTPWEAYQSGKEQEYLDALPKFLQSYDHALHYAPNQTYIGGISYEEFEAMPTPWTANLLPDDKAKRYGKFGEIMPEDEFLGLISACDEFELVWLEKSFAESVSQKLAQDPVITESIVKRVVRPKNMQELADIEKEVAERGALPLYHDNKVVGCIRMGHPTDHCLTAHVLMENLAGKASGVLALLHLLKNSGLDPKDLDFVIECSEEGAGDVGQRAGGNFAKAIAEVAGCVNASGCDVRGFCAGPVNAMINAAAQVASGARKNIAVVAGGSIPKHYMNSRDHVKKNLLALEDCVGSFAVLIVPDDGTNPVMRLDVLGKHTVAAGGAPQAVTSALTFEPLTAAGLTFADVDRYAPELQNHEITEPAGAGNVPLANIKMIAALAVMKKAIEKPDMMNFIKQHGTIGYAHTQGHIPAGVPFIGPACELIKEGKIKRAMIIGKGSLFLARLTNLADGASFLIEAPSPVESAATISKDDIKAVILEALSEIAGKLS
- a CDS encoding glycine/sarcosine/betaine reductase complex selenoprotein A, encoding MGKLAGKKLLLLGERDGVPGPAMEACLKDSGAEIIFSATECFVUTAAGAMDLQNQQRVKDAGEKYGTDCVVILGSSDAEGAEIYAETVTAGDPTYAGPLAGVSLGLPVYHVFDPVIRAECDPAAWEEQISMMEMVLDPDALTEAVKGMREQYSQNVIE
- a CDS encoding DUF3343 domain-containing protein, giving the protein MSCLATFKTTSAALMFERTCRASGIQARIAPVPRKLSSSCGLACEFPCDKRVEVEEIANGKKIQVAGYYDIEE
- a CDS encoding glycine/sarcosine/betaine reductase component B subunit, with protein sequence MKLELHRLNVKGLKFGDKTGFADGVLTVNKAELLALISEDELLGKNLDVDLAMPGESVRVMPVKDVIEPRFKLEGKGQVFPGMISDVETVGEGKTLVLTGCAVLTTGKLVRFQEGIIDMSGPGADYTPYSKTCNVALVLEPSDPNMDKHDYEAACRTAGLKAAKYLAEACKDVKADTIESYEFANIREAMNAYPELPKVGYLYMLQTQGLLHDTYLYGVDVKKILPTIISPLEVMDGAIVSGNCVSACDKNNTYSHQNNPVIADMLKRHGKDFNFAAVIVTNENVTLADKRRSSSYATKLAAMLGLDGLVITEEGFGNPDADLIMNCWKAERLGIKTALLTDEYAGQDGASQSLADSCPEGDACVTAGNANEVITLPAMQKVIGYAEEANVIAGGWNGSLAEDGTITVELQAITGATSELGYTKLGAYTL
- a CDS encoding glycine reductase; the encoded protein is MSDAIKKLVGEALSEIIETAKTGGKKIKVGLMASGSEHGAEEIAKGARLALQNSSNVIPVLIGPKVKGYEDLEYIECEESEIPAKLEECVKNGVVPGAVAMHFPFPLGVTTIGRVFTPGRGRPMILASTTGTSSTVRGEAMLRNAIYGIAVAKSLGINNPTVGILNVDTAQPVFRALTHMAERGYNITFGTSTRADGGSVLRGNDILSGAVDICVTDTLTGNVLVKMFSSFTTGGSYEASGWGYGPSCGEGWKNVVSIVSRASGAPVIANALSFTASVIAGNLPEKVADELKAARKAGLDEEIESLTPKAAQAEEDVKAPPAEPTDDELHGIDVLEIDNAVKVLWKAGIYAESAMGCTGPVIKMPAKHMNKAAELLKTNGYL
- a CDS encoding thioredoxin, which gives rise to MAITEITKENFEAEFKNSPLPAVLDFWGPKCGPCMALMPKYHELADNPKYEGKFKFCSVDTSKNRRVSMMVRPAVMAQPTFLFFKDGQEVARISGDGTTIEEITAKVDELCA